From the genome of Perca fluviatilis chromosome 1, GENO_Pfluv_1.0, whole genome shotgun sequence, one region includes:
- the LOC120558689 gene encoding calcium homeostasis modulator protein 1 has translation MDKFRMMFQFLQSNQESFMNGICGIMALASAQMYSAFEFSCPCMPEYNYTYGIGLLIVPSIWFFLLGFVLNNNVSVLAEEWKRPTGKRIKDPTILRYMFCSITQRSLIAPAVWVSVTLMDGKSFLCAFSINLDIDKFGNYSLMTGLSEMEKMKLLARIPCKDLFEHHEIRVAASRYIKCISQACGWMFLLMMTFAAFLIRAIRPCFTQAAFLKTKYWSHYIDIERKMFDETCKEHAKSFAKVCIHQYFENISGEMRSFHHNRSSMDDTDKEEEDKRSDEEKLLGIRAQEDMNKVLWNWHTCKPALALRKDKMDGEYNGILNGEANGAANGFVKGHTPVVEKREWAVYYNWRTKVAREG, from the exons ATGGATAAGTTTCGTATGATGTTTCAGTTCCTCCAATCCAACCAGGAATCTTTTATGAATGGCATCTGTGGTATCATGGCACTAGCTAGTGCACAGATGTACTCTGCCTTTGAGTTCAGCTGCCCCTGCATGCCAGAATACAACTACACCTATGGGATCGGACTGCTCATTGTTCCATCTATATGGTTCTTTCTGTTAGGTTTTGTATTGAACAATAACGTGTCAGTGCTCGCAGAGGAGTGGAAAAGACCCACAGGGAAACGGATCAAGGATCCAACGATCCTTCGCTACATGTTTTGCTCAATTACACAGAGATCCTTGATAGCACCTGCAGTGTGGGTGTCAGTCACTCTCATGGATGGGAAGAGCTTCCTCTGCGCTTTCAGCATCAACTTGGATATTGACAAGTTTGGGAATTACAGTCTGATGACGGGGTTGTCAGAGATGGAGAAGATGAAACTGCTGGCAAGGATTCCATGCAAAGACCTATTTGAGCATCATGAAATAAGAGTGGCAGCATCACGATACATCAAGTGTATATCACAG GCCTGTGGATGGATGTTTCTGCTCATGATGACCTTTGCGGCCTTCCTGATCCGAGCTATTCGACCATGCTTTACTCAAGCCGCCTTCCTCAAGACCAAGTACTGGTCCCATTACATAGACATTGAGCGCAAGATGTTTGATGAGACATGTAAGGAGCATGCAAAGAGTTTCGCCAAGGTTTGCATCCACCAGTACTTTGAGAACATCAGCGGGGAGATGCGCAGCTTCCACCACAATCGCTCCAGCATGGACGACACCGACAAAGAAGAGGAGGATAAGAGAAGTGATGAAGAAAAGCTTCTGGGTATCAGGGCCCAGGAGGATATGAATAAAGTTTTATGGAATTGGCACACCTGTAAGCCAGCTCTGGCTCTGAGAAAGGACAAAATGGACGGTGAATACAATGGCATTCTGAATGGAGAGGCCAACGGAGCAGCAAACGGATTTGTAAAGGGACACACCCCTGTAGTGGAGAAAAGGGAATGGGCAGTGTATTACA ATTGGAGGACAAAGGTAGCGAGGGAGGGCTGA